The genomic interval TATTTCGTCTTTTCTTTTTCTCGAGTCTCAATAATCCACGCCCAATTCAtcctttattattttcattttttttttctttcgtcCACTTGAAAGGGTCGGCATCATCCTCCTCCATCTTGGGGAAGTTGGTGGGAACCACTTCATTACTTCACAAAATATATAccgaatatatatattttttaattttttaaaaataaataaatatagacAGAGAGGAGAGAGTGAGAGTGGGAGTGGAAGTGGGAGTAGTGAGTGGGGTGGTAATTAATTAAGTTCTCGAATTGGCTTTCTTCGCTAGCAATGCTGCGTCTCGCCGCATTTGGTGTGGACCCCACGGAACCTTCTTCAGCTTcaaatcaacaaaaataaaaaaggtggGTCCCACAACCACCTCAGCATCCACCAACTTGCTCTTCTTTCTTGGTCTTTGTTCTTCTCACCCCTTCATACTTCCTTTCTCTATACCACTCCCTTGGTCCATTTTGTCAACCTATGACTATGACCCATCTTATATCGAATATCAAAAGATTGCTTTTCAATGTCAATTGAAAGAAATACAATATTTGCATATCTTTCATAATAAATGTAGGGACCGGATTTCGTCCCGTTACTGTACGGACACGGATTTCAATCCGTGATGTACTGTAACCGTTGGATGGGTAGTTAATTTGATCCAACGGTTGGGGTTCATGTAGGGGTTTATGTAGGGGTAATTAGGTATCAAAAAATGGCTACCGGTtactttttttgaaatttaaatttattaaaaatggaAAAGTGAAAAGTGACATCTATCCATCAATCTTGTCCAATCAACCGTCGTACTCCTCCACTCCTCCACTTCTTCACTTTCATTTTCTTTCATTGTTCTATTTATCATTCGTTTTTCCATTTTCGTCTCTCGCTTGTGGGCAAAGTTCTTCTCTtccattttcttttcattttccaTTTTGTTTTTCCATTTTCTATTTTCGTTTGAGGTAGTAAAAACCATATTGTACATTGTGGTATTTGTGGTGTACATTACTCGAAGTGCCATTGTTGGAGTTGTTAGAGGGGGTGTCGACGGTGAGTTATACATTACTCCGTTATACTTTACATACATTTTCTTaccgatttaaaaaaaaatatatttttgaagggAATGTGGTGTTTTTCCATTTTCGTGTACTTAATAGTTTCATTTTGTCTCAGGTGTGGAGGTTGAGGTGGTGAAGGGAGTTTGCATATTTTTGTCGAGGTATTtctttgtctctctctctctatctctctcgtcTCTCGGTTCCGTGTTTAAGGGAGTTTGCATTTCTTTACGTGTCTCCCCCCGTGCATGTGTTGTGGTTCTTAGTGTGGAATGTACTGTGtgttatgagttttttgttttagttatttaTGAATATGTGATTTGGTATTTTGATTGAGTTTGTTGGAATAAAGAGTTGCATTGTTTAAATTGAATTAGTTGCACTGTACTATAATTTaggggttttgatttgggtatTTTGATGTATGTATTTTTGGAATGTGTTAGTTGATTCGGTTGGATTTTAAATATTTGGGAATATGATAAATGGAGATTTTTTGAGCaatatgacaaaaaaataatgCATGAGTTCTATAATATTAGGCTGGATGGTCGATTGAGGAAATGATTTGgctttatttgttgtttttggGATAAAATATGAAATCATCAAATATTGGTAAGTATGGTACCCGATTTTAGAGGCACTATACTCATACAATTTAAAGATCGTAATAGAAGTAGGAGATTAATATAAATAGGAGATATTATGAAACCAAACAATTTGTATCAAACAAAACAAGTTGTGTATTGaactaaaaacttaacacacatAAATTAGGAATACTATTAAAAATTCGGATAACAATAATCGAAAAAAATATCTGTTTAAAATATTTGCAACCCCATCAAAGCTTAATGTGCATACTTGAGGGTATTGTAATCCAGTTCCTGGTCTTACAGTTccttgtcaattttttttttcttttttcatgagTGTACAGATCAAACTCCTAAACACCTTCAATTGACCTTCGCATTGCCTATAAACACAAATTTTGTATAATCTTTTGGGCCATACAAAAATCCTTAGTAAATGCTTGTCCTTTTTCAATTACAAATTTTGTATAATCCTTTGGCCATACAAGAAACTATATTTTACAACTTGTAAGAAAGATGTGATTCGAATTCAGTTTAGTGGCTTGAGAGGATCAAATTCTAGGTTGCTACTTGtatttataaaacaaaatactttgaCAACTTTCTTTCTTAGATCTTTGTAGAGAATGGGGAAGTTTTACTGTACTAATTATGCTTCTTCTTTTTTGTGCCTTTACGCATTTTGCATAAGTTTGGTCTTGTACTTTGTTGGTGTTTTGTGTCCACGGATTTCCTCCACCATGAGTGAGAGGTCTCAATATATTTGGGGAGGAGGTGACCGTGGACATGTGAACCTTTTTGTCTCTTTtccaaaaaattagaaattgttGTAATGTTTTTGACCATTGGCAAACTTCATGCTTAATTGAGGCCTACAGAACCTCAAGATCTAGAGTTCCAAGATTTAATTGAGAAGgtcaataattttttataaattttatgttacataTGTTGGCATCATTGTATGTTAAAAGTGAATACTGTATAACTGACTTTACTGTGATGTTATTGTAATAGTATAGTATGTAAGGAAAATATGCTTACTTGTTGCGAAGGAGACTAACAAGTTACGAATCCATTATTTAGGCATATTGGTACATTGTACTTAACGGTTTCCATGTAGTACATTTAAGAAATAGACTATAGTACATATAATGATAGTATGTTATATAGGAAGAGATGCTTACTGTTATTGTACACATATAGGAAATTAAGTGTCGGGATGTCATGAATACACTGAAATGTTAGACGATTGCATGAATTATTCAAAGTCTTTGTCTTCCAATATTTTAGTGTTTTGAATGTTTgttaatttaagttattttgtctTGTGTAATAGGTTTATAAAATGGTATTTAAACGGAAGAGGGGCCGCTGCAGACAAAAAGGATGCGGCGAGAGATAAAGAAGAAGGATCCGAAGGAAGCTTGGCCGAAGTACTAGTGAGTTATTTGTGGCAGTTATTTTAGTggtaatattttttggttttgaaaataatatttataattccaTGTGAACCTTTAATTGATGCAGCCAAGCCAATTTCTATGCTTATGCTGATGCACACAAAGAGAAACCTAAAGCAGATGTGAGTGACTTGGACTGTGTTAtggatcttttattttttatctttgatTTAGCGTACTTTTGTTAATAATCGAGTCTTAATATTGCGGGTGCTTCGTAGTTTTAAGGAGCAATTCAAGCTTCTTACCGATGAAGAGATTGAGAATTGGGCCGCATACGAAGTCGAGGCTTCCCCTCCAAGGTTGGTGGTAGAGGGAAAGGGAAGAAGGTGAAGGAGACATTATCTCGCCGAGCCGGGGATTGACAAAAACGAAGGTGTGGGGGACGTTCAAGTTTCGGGTCGTTGCTCATTCGAGCGTTTGGGGAGAATAGTCCCACTGCTGAACGAGGCTCAAAAGGAAATGGTGAGAAATGCGGTTTCTCAACATTTTTAAGGGAGGATGCCCGTACATAGACGCTAAGATAGTTAGTTGGGCGATCGATCACGTGGATCCAACCAACTTCTCCGAGATATTTGGAAGAACAATCCAACTATCCGCCAAGCTGTTTGAGGATGTCATGGGAATCCGGGATGGCGGAGAACCCGTGGCAACCGAAAGTGAGCGTGACCTGGTTGAGTTTGACGTCCTCTTCAAGGCCAAGGACTATAGGTATTCCCTGACTTTGCTTTGGGAGAATGAGCTCGTGGAAACCAGCGACGGTGACTACCCGTTTCTCATTAAGTTTCTCCTTGTCCGTATTGGAACCGTGTTGTCGCCGAAGAATGGTACCGAGGTCGGCACTAGCTACATGCATTCTTTAGTTGACATAAGGTcaattaagaagaagaattgGGCGGCCGCAGGATATCGATATCTAATGAGCTCTCTACACCTAAGATACAAAGACGAAGAACACCAAAAATGTCTCGGTTGCACGATATTTTTACGGGTAAGTTTTCGAATTATTGTGATGGTAGTAATTTTATTCTCTCTTGTACCGGTGTGGTAATATATGTATGCACTTTTGTTTGGTGGCGGCTTGTATATTTGACGCACGTAGATCGGATCTGCTACTCACGTGGACCGAATTGTGGCTCCAATTGACTTTTGGACCACAAAACACCGCAAGTCGGTGTACAAGTGGATTCGAGACCGGGGTGGTCACACAAGTGGAAAGGTACATTTAGTACTTCAATTTTCTAATgcgttagaattttatttgagAGATATGCTAACTAGTTTTTTTGGTGTACTAAGCGGTGAAGTTGACTAACACGTATGTGTTATCGCCAAGTTTTGAATCCGTCGGCAGATTGGGCAACCCACAAATGACGCAATATACAAAGCCGTGTGTGAGTTGAAAGATGAGGTCTTCGGCTTGATTTGAAGGTGAAAGAAGCCAGCAAAGAGTCGTATCGAAGCTACTCTCCACTTCCCTTGGGAAGGGGACTATGAAAGAAGTGTTGGAGATACCCGAGACGAGCAAAGTTCGGCGCTCGCTTTCGTTCAACGGGGAGACCGAGAAGAAGGATGACGTACGTGTCGAGGAAAAGGATGGTGAAGGGACGAAGGATGACGTGGTTGTCGAGGAAAAGGATGGTGAAGTGGACGAAGGATCAATTGGAAGAGGATGTTGATGATGTAGAGAGTGTCCCTTCACTTAATCTATCGAAGAGAAGGTCGTTGTTCCAACTAAGGTGGTTGTTTCGATGATTCGTTTGAGGTTATGAACTTTTGGGGAGAAAGATCTCCCCGCTATTGTAAAAGAGGAAGTTGAGCGAGGCGGTGAAGgatgattttgatgatctttGCGTTCGAAAGATTCAAAGAATGCTGAGGGAAGGTGATTGGTCCGTTCATCGTGAAGAAGGGTTACTCAAATCAACGGTACGAGTTGTTCCGTTACATTTTCTCTAGCGCCAATGATCCGAGGTAATCTCATGTGTCATGATTATTGTGTACGTAGTTGATATTAGTACATTCGTTTCGTTGTTGATTATTTGTTTGGTATTTCGGTGAAGTGTTAGCCCATTTTGGGAAGGTTGAGGTCGAGCGGATGTATTTCAAATGCATGAAACAGGAGGCAGATATATCACACAGTGTACGTAGAAGTTGGCTTTTGGGTGCTTTGAAATTTTTAGTTCATTACTTTAGTTAATGCCATTTACAAATTGTATGAATGACAACATAACGGATATTGTTTGTGTAAATGTCAGCTCATTGATTGCTTTGCTCAAATCATGAATTTTCGAGAGAAGAAGCGCAACGGCATTGGAAGTAAGAGAACTTGGTTTATGCCCACCAGAATTTCGGTatgaaatttgatatttaaaagtGGACATGAATCTTTTGTATTTGTGCTGTAAACTCTGTTAAAtctatgtttttatttaaaatgtaatctATTATGTGTGCTTATTGTGCAGAGCAAGTTACTTGGAAGATCGATGGCTTGTGGAGAGGATGGCGAAGCAGCAAGAGTGGTCCACTCTTTATTACGATGCAGATTTGAGTTTATGTCACACTGTAATTTGCATTTTCTTGAAACTTTTGTGTTGAATCAAATGTGTGTAGTTCAATTTTCCGATGACGTTGTTTGTTTTACTTTGTCGCAGATGGTGGTACCCCTACTGGATACCGAGAGTGCTCCGCACTGGTTTGCGGCGAATGTGAGCATGGTTAATACAACAGTGGAAATTAGGGACTCGTTGTCTTCTGCAATGCATAAGAGGTCACGTCGGAGCACTGCGTAGAGATGGTATGCACGTGTGTACACGGTTTCTTAGTTTTATTAGTGTAATTGCACTAATCTCAACTCgtgattgttttaatttttttgcggCTCCGTACTTTGGACCAATTGTTTGCCCCCGTGAAGCCACGAGACTGAATTTCAGCGAGTTTGTAATTATTTCTTCAAGCAAGGACTACCCACAACAACAAAATGGCCACGATTGTGGAATGTTTGTAATGAAGTACATGGAATCACTGTTCGAGGAAAATGAAATATTGGAAGAGGTAATGTAATGTTGATTTCTTTAGTTTAAGTTTTCATCCCGTTAACTAAGCTCGTTTATATTGTGAAAATTGAGTTGTCAATCTATTTTTTGATGGATTTGTTTCTATGGATTTGGTTGTCATGTGTATTACTGAATTGGTTTCCTAATGTACACTGCAGTTTGATCCTATTGAAGCGAGACTGGATTGTGTTGGGAAAATTGTCACCCACGAGAGTAACAAGGCTAGACATGCTGTGATGGAGGGAGTTAAGAAGCAATTTGGATTGAGCAAAACCAAAGTTCTTCCATCAACATCTACAACTATAGCATTACGTAGTCCATCAAGGTCTCCTCGAGACCCCCGATTCAGCACAGCGAAGGCCAGGTCCGAAAACATGTGGACTGGCAAGAGCAAGTCCCCGAAAACACGTCATTCTAAAAGGCTGGCCATAAGTAACAAGTAGT from Cannabis sativa cultivar Pink pepper isolate KNU-18-1 chromosome 4, ASM2916894v1, whole genome shotgun sequence carries:
- the LOC133036559 gene encoding uncharacterized protein LOC133036559, with protein sequence MFVMKYMESLFEENEILEEFDPIEARLDCVGKIVTHESNKARHAVMEGVKKQFGLSKTKVLPSTSTTIALRSPSRSPRDPRFSTAKARSENMWTGKSKSPKTRHSKRLAISNK